Proteins encoded together in one Camelina sativa cultivar DH55 chromosome 9, Cs, whole genome shotgun sequence window:
- the LOC104714807 gene encoding uncharacterized protein LOC104714807 isoform X2, whose translation MSLRVVSSVFSGINRIPNLHDDTHPLLRSLFFKPANIGRLRRRILFSSYGDRSRDSVRSAAADVSSSILDDELLSSVSAVRDADEALEMISERFGSNRGGIVELEDCRSIISAAISRGNVDLALSIFYAMRASFDLGGSEIDRWRWSRPDVEVYTMLVNSLAASLRVSDSLRIIRDICRVGISPAEEVPFGKIVRCPTCLIAIAVAQPQHGVQIASCANCRYQYELFSGDITSIESEELGKDIPLWEKGLRLIQIKKNKITSSVHSIVVRTPSGIARTHRFATETAELPAQEGERVTVASAAPSNVYRQVGPFKFSPKAPKFYPGEPMSLTKHKDGRESLLLRPPLKDGDKILQPSFIIPLLAVLATGDAASGFINPSLPQLLSIAAVTSLAVGVTVNSLVLPQLNQLPERTIDVVGIKQQLLSQYDVLQRRIRDLKEAVEKEVWMLARMCQLENKILAVGEPAYRTRRTRVKKVRETLENSIKGKIELIDSYAKLDFLYV comes from the exons ATGAGTCTTCGTGTAGTTTCCTCCGTCTTCTCCGGAATCAATCGCATCCCTAACCTCCACGACGACACTCACCCTCTTCTTCGCTCTCTGTTCTTCAAACCGGCGAATATCGGTCGTCTACGGCGACGGATTCTATTCTCGTCCTATGGAGACCGGAGCAGAGACAGTGTCAGATCCGCCGCAGCCGATGTTTCGTCGTCTATTCTCGACGACGAGCTTCTGAGCAGCGTATCCGCCGTTAGAGATGCGGATGAAGCGCTCGAGATGATTTCTGAACGATTCGGGTCAAATCGCGGCGGAATCGTTGAGCTTGAAGATTGCCGTTCGATTATCTCCGCTGCTATCAGTCGCGGCAATGTTGATCTTGCCTTGTCGATATTTTACGCCATGCGAGCGAGTTTCGATTTAG GTGGAAGTGAAATTGATCGATGGAGATGGTCAAGGCCTGACGTTGAGGTCTACACGATGTTGGTTAATAGTCTTGCTGCTTCCTTAAGGGTTTCTGATTCTCTAAGGATCATCAGAGATATTTGCCGTGTTGGAATCTCCCCTGCTGAGGAG GTTCCCTTTGGTAAAATTGTGAGATGTCCCACCTGTTTGATTGCCATTGCTGTTGCACAACCCCAGCATGGAGTTCAG ATTGCATCTTGCGCTAATTGCCGTTACCAGTATGAGCTTTTCTCTGGTGACATAACCAGCATTGAATCAGAAGAGCTCGG CAAGGACATTCCTCTCTGGGAGAAAGGGCTCAGACTAATCCAGATAAAGAAGAACAAGATCACATCTTCGGTGCACTCCATTGTG GTACGAACTCCTTCCGGTATAGCCCGAACGCACCGGTTTGCCACTGAGACAGCCGAACTCCCTGCGCAAGAGGGAGAAAGAGTGACAGTTGCCTCTGCTGCTCCTTCTAATGTTTACAGACAAGTGGGACCTTTCAAATTTAGCCCCAAAGCTCCAAAGTTTTACCCTGGAGAACCTATGAGCCTCACAAAGCACAAGGATGGACGAGAGTCACTCTTGCTAAGGCCTCCTTTAAAAGATGGAGATAAGATCTTGCAACCATCGTTTATTATACCCCTTCTTGCTGTTTTGGCTACTGGAGATGCTGCTTCTGGCTTTATTAATCCCAGTTTGCCTCAATTACTCTCAATTGCTGCTGTTACATCACTAGCAGTTGGAGTAACCGTAAATTCTTTAGTCCTTCCTCAGCTAAATCAG CTCCCTGAACGGACAATAGATGTGGTTGGTATCAAGCAGCAACTCTTATCTCAGTATGATGTGCTCCAGCGCCGCATTAGAGATCTAAAGGAAGCAGTTGAGAAAGAG GTGTGGATGTTGGCTCGAATGTGCCAGCTCGAGAACAAAATTTTAGCAGTCGGAGAGCCAGCTTACCG TACTCGGAGAACAAGAGTAAAGAAGGTACGAGAAACTCTAGAGAACTCCATAAAGGGAAAGATTGAGCTGATCGATAGTTATGCCAAA CTCGATTTCTTATACGTTTAG
- the LOC104714805 gene encoding endoglucanase 6-like, translated as MGSVAAALLLLLLCFPVAFSGHDYGQALSKSLLFFEAQRSGVLPRNQRVTWRSHSGLTDGKSSGVNLVGGYYDAGDNVKFGLPMAFTVTMMAWSVIEYGNQLRANGELGNSIDAIKWGTDYFIKAHPEPNVLYGEVGDGNTDHYCWQRPEEMTTDRKAYRIDPSNPGSDLAGETAAAMAAASIVFRRSNPVYSRLLLTHAYQLFDFADKYRGKYDSSITIAQKYYRSVSGYNDELLWAAAWLYQASNNQFYLDYLGRNGDAMGGTGWSMTEFGWDVKYAGVQTLVAKFLMQGKAGRHAPVFRRFKDKADFFMCSLLGKGSRNIQKTPGGLIFRQRWNNMQFVTSASFLTTVYSDYLTSSRSNLRCSAGIVAPSQLLSFAKSQVDYILGDNPRATSYMVGYGNNFPQRVHHRGSSIVSVKVDHTFVTCRGGYATWFSRKGSDPNLLTGAIVGGPDAYDNFADRRDNYEQTEPATYNNAPLLGVLARLSSGHSGYSQFLPAVPAPVVRRPMPIRKPRVTTPVRASGPVAIVQKVTGSCVSKGRTYYRYSTTVINKSSRPLKSLNLSIKNLHGPIWGLSRSGNSFGLPAWMHSLPSGKSLEFVYIHSTSPANVAVSSYTLA; from the exons AATCAAGCGGC GTGAATCTAGTGGGAGGTTACTACGACGCCGGAGACAATGTGAAATTCGGACTCCCGATGGCGTTCACGGTGACGATGATGGCGTGGAGCGTGATTGAGTACGGGAATCAGTTACGAGCCAACGGCGAGCTTGGGAACTCCATTGACGCCATTAAATGGGGTACTGATTACTTCATCAAAGCCCATCCTGAGCCCAACGTCCTCTACGGCGAG GTTGGAGATGGCAACACCGACCATTACTGTTGGCAGAGACCGGAAGAAATGACGACGGACCGTAAAGCATACAGGATAGATCCGAGTAATCCCGGGTCGGATCTCGCCGGAGAAACAGCAGCCGCCATGGCCGCTGCATCAATTGTCTTCCGCCGCTCTAACCCTGTTTACTCTAGGCTCCTACTCACCCACGCCTATCAG TTGTTTGATTTCGCCGACAAATACAGAGGCAAATACGACAGCAGTATCACCATTGCCCAAAAATACTACCGATCCGTCAGTGGTTACAAT GACGAGTTATTGTGGGCAGCTGCGTGGCTATACCAGGCTTCTAACAATCAGTTCTACTTGGACTACCTCGGTCGCAACGGTGACGCCATGGGTGGAACCGGTTGGTCCATGACTGAGTTCGGTTGGGACGTTAAGTACGCTGGTGTTCAAACCCTTGTTGCCAAG TTTTTGATGCAAGGCAAAGCAGGACGTCACGCGCCTGTGTTCAGGAGGTTTAAGGACAAAGCTGATTTCTTTATGTGTTCGTTGTTGGGTAAAGGCTCCAGGAACATTCAGAAGACTCCAGGTGGTTTGATTTTCAGACAACGTTGGAACAATATGCAGTTTGTCACAAGTGCTTCCTTCTTGACCACGGTTTACTCTGATTACCTTACTTCTTCTCGAAGCAACTTGAGATGTTCCGCTGGAATCGTCGCTCCTTCCCAGCTTCTTTCGTTTGCTAAATCCCAGGTTGATTATATTCTTGGAGATAACCCAAGAGCAACCAGCTACATGGTTGGCTATGGTAACAATTTCCCTCAGAGAGTTCACCACAGAGGCTCCTCCATTGTCTCTGTCAAGGTCGACCACACATTTGTCACATGCCGAGGTGGATATGCCACCTGGTTCAGCCGTAAAGGCAGTGATCCGAACCTTCTCACTGGTGCTATTGTCGGCGGTCCTGATGCTTACGACAATTTCGCTGACAGGAGAGATAACTATGAGCAGACTGAGCCTGCTACTTACAACAATGCACCACTCCTTGGTGTTCTTGCTCGTCTCAGCAGTGGTCATTCCGGTTATAGCCAGTTTCTTCCAG CGGTTCCTGCTCCTGTTGTCCGAAGACCAATGCCTATTCGTAAACCAAGAGTGACTACTCCAGTCCGAG CTTCTGGTCCAGTGGCTATAGTTCAGAAGGTAACTGGTTCATGTGTCTCAAAGGGAAGGACTTACTACAGATACTCAACAACTGTGATTAACAAATCTTCTAGACCTCTGAAAAGTCTCAACCTTTCGATCAAGAATCTCCATGGACCAATCTGGGGGCTCTCGAGATCAGGCAATTCGTTCGGTCTACCCGCTTGGATGCACTCATTGCCATCCGGGAAATCCTTAGAGTTCGTCTACATTCACTCAACATCACCGGCCAATGTCGCAGTATCAAGCTACACTTTGGCTTGA
- the LOC104714809 gene encoding UDP-glucose 4-epimerase 4: MVGNILVTGGAGYIGSHTVLQLLLGGYSTVVIDNLDNSSLVSIQRVKELAGDHGQNLTVHQVDLRDKPALEKVFSESKFDAVMHFAGMKAVGESVAKPLLYYNNNLIGTITLLEVMAAHGCKKLVFSSSATVYGWPKEVPCTEESSLSGMSPYGRTKLFIEDICRDVQRGDPEWRIIMLRYFNPVGAHPSGRIGEDPCGTPNNLMPYVQQVVVGRLPNLKIYGTDYTTKDGTGVRDYIHVVDLADGHICALQKLDDTEIGCEVYNLGTGKGTTVLEMVDAFEKASGMKIPLVKVGRRPGDAETVYASTEKAERELNWKANFGIEEMCRDQWNWASNNPFGYGSSSDTT; this comes from the exons ATGGTTGGGAATATTCTGGTAACCGGCGGTGCTGGTTACATCGGAAGTCACACggttcttcagcttcttctcgGCGGCTACAGCACCGTTGTCATTGACAACCTCGACAATTCCTCTCTCGTTTCGATCCAACGCGTCAAGGAGCTCGCCGGAGATCATGGTCAAAATCTCACCGTCCACCAG GTGGACCTTCGTGATAAACCCGCActtgagaaggttttctccGAATCAAA GTTCGATGCAGTAATGCATTTTGCTGGAATGAAAGCAGTCGGCGAGAGCGTGGCGAAACCGCTTCTGTATTATAACAATAACTTGATTGGGACTATTACACTTTTGGAAGTAATGGCTGCTCACGGTTGTAAAAAA CTTGTGTTTTCTTCATCTGCTACTGTGTATGGCTGGCCAAAGGAGGTTCCTTGTACAGAAGAGTCTTCCCTGTCTGGGATGAGCCCTTATGGACGGACAAAG CTGTTCATTGAGGACATTTGCCGTGATGTACAACGTGGTGATCCTGAATGGAGAATCATAATGTTGAGGTACTTTAACCCTGTGGGAGCTCACCCTAGCGGTCGCATTGGCGAGGATCCTTGTGGAACTCCAAATAATCTCATGCCTTACGTCCAGCAAGTCGTTGTTGGGAGGCTGCCTAACCTAAAAATTTATGGAACCGACTATACCACTAAAGATGGCACCGGG GTACGAGACTATATTCATGTTGTTGATCTAGCAGATGGCCATATATGTGCGCTTCAAAAGCTAGACGATACTGAAATAG GTTGTGAGGTATACAACCTGGGAACCGGAAAAGGAACAACAGTGTTGGAGATGGTTGATGCATTTGAAAAAGCTTCTGGAATG AAAATCCCACTGGTGAAGGTTGGAAGGAGACCAGGTGATGCAGAAACCGTCTATGCGTCAACAGAAAAAGCTGAACGCGAACTAAACTGGAA GGCAAATTTTGGAATCGAAGAAATGTGTAGGGACCAATGGAACTGGGCAAGTAACAATCCTTTTGGTTACGGTTCTTCATCAGACACAACCTAA
- the LOC104714807 gene encoding uncharacterized protein LOC104714807 isoform X1 has translation MSLRVVSSVFSGINRIPNLHDDTHPLLRSLFFKPANIGRLRRRILFSSYGDRSRDSVRSAAADVSSSILDDELLSSVSAVRDADEALEMISERFGSNRGGIVELEDCRSIISAAISRGNVDLALSIFYAMRASFDLGGSEIDRWRWSRPDVEVYTMLVNSLAASLRVSDSLRIIRDICRVGISPAEEVPFGKIVRCPTCLIAIAVAQPQHGVQIASCANCRYQYELFSGDITSIESEELGKDIPLWEKGLRLIQIKKNKITSSVHSIVVRTPSGIARTHRFATETAELPAQEGERVTVASAAPSNVYRQVGPFKFSPKAPKFYPGEPMSLTKHKDGRESLLLRPPLKDGDKILQPSFIIPLLAVLATGDAASGFINPSLPQLLSIAAVTSLAVGVTVNSLVLPQLNQLPERTIDVVGIKQQLLSQYDVLQRRIRDLKEAVEKEVWMLARMCQLENKILAVGEPAYRTRRTRVKKVRETLENSIKGKIELIDSYAKISSMIEIEVEMDTDVLAAEEVNNTENIAQQIEQIMELENLEEKWKIQAEANDEAERLLSSQP, from the exons ATGAGTCTTCGTGTAGTTTCCTCCGTCTTCTCCGGAATCAATCGCATCCCTAACCTCCACGACGACACTCACCCTCTTCTTCGCTCTCTGTTCTTCAAACCGGCGAATATCGGTCGTCTACGGCGACGGATTCTATTCTCGTCCTATGGAGACCGGAGCAGAGACAGTGTCAGATCCGCCGCAGCCGATGTTTCGTCGTCTATTCTCGACGACGAGCTTCTGAGCAGCGTATCCGCCGTTAGAGATGCGGATGAAGCGCTCGAGATGATTTCTGAACGATTCGGGTCAAATCGCGGCGGAATCGTTGAGCTTGAAGATTGCCGTTCGATTATCTCCGCTGCTATCAGTCGCGGCAATGTTGATCTTGCCTTGTCGATATTTTACGCCATGCGAGCGAGTTTCGATTTAG GTGGAAGTGAAATTGATCGATGGAGATGGTCAAGGCCTGACGTTGAGGTCTACACGATGTTGGTTAATAGTCTTGCTGCTTCCTTAAGGGTTTCTGATTCTCTAAGGATCATCAGAGATATTTGCCGTGTTGGAATCTCCCCTGCTGAGGAG GTTCCCTTTGGTAAAATTGTGAGATGTCCCACCTGTTTGATTGCCATTGCTGTTGCACAACCCCAGCATGGAGTTCAG ATTGCATCTTGCGCTAATTGCCGTTACCAGTATGAGCTTTTCTCTGGTGACATAACCAGCATTGAATCAGAAGAGCTCGG CAAGGACATTCCTCTCTGGGAGAAAGGGCTCAGACTAATCCAGATAAAGAAGAACAAGATCACATCTTCGGTGCACTCCATTGTG GTACGAACTCCTTCCGGTATAGCCCGAACGCACCGGTTTGCCACTGAGACAGCCGAACTCCCTGCGCAAGAGGGAGAAAGAGTGACAGTTGCCTCTGCTGCTCCTTCTAATGTTTACAGACAAGTGGGACCTTTCAAATTTAGCCCCAAAGCTCCAAAGTTTTACCCTGGAGAACCTATGAGCCTCACAAAGCACAAGGATGGACGAGAGTCACTCTTGCTAAGGCCTCCTTTAAAAGATGGAGATAAGATCTTGCAACCATCGTTTATTATACCCCTTCTTGCTGTTTTGGCTACTGGAGATGCTGCTTCTGGCTTTATTAATCCCAGTTTGCCTCAATTACTCTCAATTGCTGCTGTTACATCACTAGCAGTTGGAGTAACCGTAAATTCTTTAGTCCTTCCTCAGCTAAATCAG CTCCCTGAACGGACAATAGATGTGGTTGGTATCAAGCAGCAACTCTTATCTCAGTATGATGTGCTCCAGCGCCGCATTAGAGATCTAAAGGAAGCAGTTGAGAAAGAG GTGTGGATGTTGGCTCGAATGTGCCAGCTCGAGAACAAAATTTTAGCAGTCGGAGAGCCAGCTTACCG TACTCGGAGAACAAGAGTAAAGAAGGTACGAGAAACTCTAGAGAACTCCATAAAGGGAAAGATTGAGCTGATCGATAGTTATGCCAAA ATATCTTCAATGATTGAGATCGAGGTGGAAATGGACACTGATGTTCTTGCAGCCGAGGAAGTGAACAATACT GAAAACATTGCTCAACAGATAGAGCAGATCATGGAACTCGAAAACCTTGAAGAG AAATGGAAAATACAGGCTGAAGCAAACGACGAGGCCGAGAGACTACTCAGCTCTCAACCTTAA
- the LOC104714806 gene encoding long chain acyl-CoA synthetase 3, with protein MATSRYIIEVEKGKEGVDGGTPSVGPVYRSIYAKDGFPEPADDLVSAWDIFRLSVEKSPNNPMLGRREIVDGKAGKYVWQTYKEVYDVVIKLGNSIRTIGVGKGEKCGIYGANSPEWIISMEACNAHGLYCVPLYDTLGAGAIEFIICHAEVSLAFSEEKKISELLKTAPNSTKYLKNIVSFGEVTSEQRAEAERLGLTIYSWDQFLKLGEGKEYELPEKKRNDVCTIMYTSGTTGDPKGVLLTNESIIHLLEGVRKLLKTINEELTSKDVYLSYLPLAHIFDRVIEELFIYEAASIGFWRGDVKILIEDIAALKPTVFCAVPRVLERIYNGLQQKLSDGGLIKKTLFNFAFNHKQKNMEKGKTHTQASPLADKVVFKKVKEGLGGNVRLILSGAAPLAAHIESFLRVVACAHVLQGYGLTESCGGTFVSIPNELAMLGTVGPPVPNVDIRLESVPEMGYDALASKPRGEVCIRGKTLFSGYYKREDLTQEVLIDGWLHTGDVGEWQPDGALKIIDRKKNIFKLSQGEYVAVENLENIYSHVAAIESIWVYGNSYESYLVAVVCPSQIQIEHWAKEHNVSGDFESICQNPKTKEFILGEFNRVAKDKKLKGFELIKGVHLDTVPFDMERDLITPSYKKKRPQLLKYYQKEIDEMYNKAKK; from the exons ATGGCGACGAGTCGATACATCATAGAGGTTGAGAAGGGAAAGGAAGGTGTTGATGGAGGAACTCCATCTGTCGGTCCGGTTTACCGGAGTATCTACGCTAAAGATGGTTTTCCTGAACCGGCCGATGATCTCGTCAGTGCATGGGATATTTTCCG TCTGTCTGTGGAGAAGTCTCCAAATAATCCTATGCTTGGTCGTAGAGAAATCGTTGATGGAAAA GCTGGGAAATATGTATGGCAAACCTACAAAGAAGTATATGATGTAGTGATCAAGCTTGGAAACTCTATCAGAACTATTGGAGTTGGAAAA GGAGAAAAGTGCGGTATTTATGGTGCCAACAGTCCTGAATGGATCATAAGCATGGAG gcTTGCAATGCTCATGGACTCTACTGTGTACCTTTATATGACACTCTAG GTGCTGGAGCAATAGAGTTCATCATTTGTCATGCTGAGGTCTCACTTGCTTTTTCTGAGGAGAAAAAGATCTCTGAG TTATTAAAGACAGCTCCAAATTCAACTAAATATTTGAAGA ATATTGTGAGCTTTGGTGAGGTTACAAGTGAGCAAAGAGCAGAAGCTGAGAGACTTGGATTAACAATATACTCATGGGACCAATTCTTGAAGCTA GGTGAGGGTAAAGAATATGAATTAccagagaagaaaagaaacgatGTTTGCACCATCATGTATACAAGTGGAACAACTGGTGATCCTAAAGGAGTCTTGCTTACAAATGAGAGCATTATTCATCTCCTTGAAGGTGTTAGAAAATTGCTTAAAACTATCAATGAAGAG TTAACCAGTAAAGATGTTTACCTATCATATCTACCTCTGGCTCATATCTTCGATCGTGTGATTGAGGAGCTGTTTATTTATGAAGCAGCCTCTATCGGATTCTGGCGAGGG GATGTGAAGATATTGATAGAAGACATTGCTGCATTAAAACCGACTGTTTTCTGCGCTGTTCCTCGCGTGCTAGAGAGAATATACAACG GTCTTCAGCAGAAACTTTCTGATGGTGGACTCATAAAGAAGACATTATTCAACTTTGCATTTAACCA caaacaaaaaaacatggagAAAGGAAAGACTCATACACAAGCATCTCCTCTTGCTGACAAAGTTGTATTTAAAAAG GTTAAAGAAGGATTGGGAGGAAACGTGCGTCTGATCCTCTCAGGAGCAGCTCCTCTTGCAGCTCACATTGAATCTTTCCTTCGAGTTGTCGCATGTGCTCATGTTTTGCAAGGATACGGTCTAACAGAGAGTTGTGGTGGGACATTTGTGTCAATTCCAAATGAGCTTGCAATGCTTGGAACGGTTGGTCCACCCGTTCCAAACGTTGACATAAGGCTCGAGTCAGTTCCAGAGATGGGTTACGACGCTCTTGCAAGCAAGCCGCGTGGAGAGGTTTGCATCAGAGGAAAGACATTGTTCTCAGGATATTACAAACGTGAAGATCTCACTCAAGAAGTCCTCATTGATGGATGGCTTCACACTGGTGATGTTGGTGAGTGGCAACCAGATGGAGCCTTGAAAATCATCGACCGTAAGAAGAACATCTTTAAACTCTCACAAGGAGAATACGTTGCGGTTGAGAACCTGGAGAACATTTATAGCCACGTAGCCGCCATTGAATCG ATATGGGTATATGGAAACAGCTATGAGTCTTACTTAGTGGCTGTGGTATGTCCAAGCCAGATACAGATCGAACATTGGGCTAAAGAACACAATGTTTCAGGAGATTTTGAGTCTATCTGTCAAAACCCAAAGACTAAAGAGTTTATACTTGGAGAATTCAACAGAGTAGCCAAAGACAAGAAg CTGAAGGGATTTGAGCTGATCAAAGGTGTTCATCTGGACACAGTCCCATTTGACATGGAAAGAGATCTCATCACACCTTCTTACAAGAAGAAAAGGCCTCAGCTTCTCAAGTACTATCAG AAAGAGATCGATGAAATGTATAACAAGGCAAAGAAGTGA